A window of the Syntrophothermus lipocalidus DSM 12680 genome harbors these coding sequences:
- a CDS encoding B12-binding domain-containing radical SAM protein — protein MKVLLVALNAKFVHTNLAVRYLKSYCESDFPDIVVREFTINEYLPDIMAEIYREKPDIIGFSCYIWNIEGVFRLTRDLKQVLPGCVVILGGPEVSFDSVDLLEAHPFIDGIVRGEGEETFLELLRSLDNRGSGLVKGVTWREGNRVIYSEDRNPITRLDSIPFPYEKETENLNGRIVYYETSRGCPFNCSYCISSTTRGVRWFTLERVKEDLRKLLQIKPKEIKFVDRTFNANPKRMREIMDFLIQEAKETSCHFEIAADRLDQGTIEFLKSVPLGVFRFEIGVQSTNPEVLQAVNRPMNWELLESNVKSIRQQHNIFIHLDLIAGLPGETYHSVANSFNQVYRLCPDHLQLGFLKMLKGSAIRDKSYEHGYKFSFEPPYEVLQNAYITYGEMVRLKRIEDLVEKYYNSGDFAHSLRYMIKHGWKDDAFRFYEEFAGYWEDKRWHRVHHNKSSLYSMLMQFVSQRRPDLIRPVNELLKFDYLLNYHSQKLPDGLTRIELPGQKEFFDDFLRQENNRLRYFSTMQDVALGKLKRQLHLEVFTEDVLFLGELRERELSGPYFLVLFRKGDNACDLGQLSVYGFPDRIC, from the coding sequence GTGAAGGTTCTCTTGGTAGCGCTTAACGCCAAATTCGTCCACACCAACCTTGCTGTTCGGTATTTGAAGTCTTACTGTGAATCGGACTTTCCCGACATAGTGGTGAGGGAGTTTACTATCAATGAGTACCTGCCCGACATCATGGCCGAGATCTACCGGGAAAAGCCCGATATCATAGGGTTTTCCTGCTACATCTGGAACATAGAAGGGGTCTTTCGCTTAACACGCGACCTGAAGCAGGTTTTGCCCGGCTGCGTGGTAATACTCGGCGGCCCGGAGGTGTCATTCGACTCTGTGGACCTGTTGGAAGCCCATCCTTTCATCGACGGTATCGTAAGGGGTGAAGGGGAAGAAACGTTTTTAGAGTTGCTCCGTTCTTTGGACAACAGGGGATCGGGGCTGGTAAAAGGCGTAACCTGGAGAGAGGGGAATAGGGTCATTTATTCAGAAGACCGGAATCCCATAACTCGCCTTGACAGTATTCCATTCCCATACGAGAAGGAAACGGAAAACCTCAACGGGCGGATAGTCTACTACGAGACTTCGCGTGGATGTCCTTTTAACTGTAGTTACTGCATTTCATCTACCACCCGTGGGGTTCGCTGGTTTACTTTAGAAAGAGTTAAAGAAGACTTAAGAAAACTACTCCAAATAAAACCAAAGGAAATAAAGTTTGTGGACCGCACTTTCAACGCCAACCCGAAACGGATGCGGGAGATAATGGATTTCCTTATCCAAGAGGCCAAAGAAACCTCGTGTCATTTTGAAATCGCAGCCGACCGGCTTGACCAGGGGACAATCGAATTTCTTAAATCCGTTCCCCTTGGGGTCTTCAGGTTCGAGATCGGGGTTCAGTCGACCAATCCCGAGGTTCTCCAGGCGGTGAACCGGCCTATGAACTGGGAGTTGCTGGAGAGTAACGTCAAGAGCATCCGTCAGCAGCACAATATCTTCATTCACCTGGACCTTATCGCCGGTTTGCCCGGTGAAACTTACCATTCCGTGGCCAATTCTTTCAATCAGGTTTACCGTCTATGTCCTGATCACCTCCAACTCGGGTTCTTGAAGATGCTTAAAGGATCGGCTATACGAGACAAGAGCTACGAGCACGGTTACAAGTTCAGTTTTGAGCCACCGTATGAAGTCTTGCAGAATGCCTACATAACCTATGGTGAAATGGTCCGGCTTAAGCGCATAGAGGACTTGGTAGAGAAGTATTATAACAGCGGCGATTTCGCCCACAGCCTGCGTTACATGATTAAACACGGGTGGAAAGACGATGCCTTCAGATTTTACGAAGAGTTTGCTGGGTATTGGGAAGACAAGCGGTGGCACCGGGTGCACCATAACAAGAGCAGCTTATACTCTATGCTAATGCAGTTCGTATCACAGCGCAGGCCAGATCTGATCAGACCTGTGAACGAACTGCTCAAGTTCGATTACCTTTTGAATTATCATTCACAGAAACTACCTGACGGACTAACCAGGATCGAGCTACCGGGGCAGAAAGAATTCTTTGATGACTTTTTGCGGCAAGAAAATAACAGGCTAAGATACTTTTCAACGATGCAGGATGTTGCGCTGGGTAAACTGAAACGCCAGCTTCACCTGGAAGTATTCACGGAAGACGTGCTTTTTTTAGGTGAGCTACGAGAGCGCGAGCTGTCGGGGCCCTATTTTTTAGTTCTCTTTAGAAAAGGCGACAATGCTTGTGACCTTGGTCAACTAAGTGTATACGGGTTTCCTGATCGGATCTGTTGA
- a CDS encoding putative manganese-dependent inorganic diphosphatase, with protein MKPVYVIGHKNPDIDAIASAIAYARLKSKLNHGAFVPAAAGEVNAETRFVLDFFALEPPELVTDVGTKVEDLLEDEAVFSVPPETTLREAGRLIRVHNIKTLPVVDSKARLLGLLTVGDVAQIYLDRLGQEEEDPQKVVSVLSSVLSTKVSEIMKTQNLVLFEKSETVEEAKKQMLATRYRNYPVVDEENRLAGIISRHHLLQMKRKKVILVDHNEKKQAVEGIEEAEILEIIDHHRVGDLQTVSPIFFRNEPVGATSTLVAELYRQHGVEVEPPVAGLLLSGILSDTMIFRSPTTTGKDKEIAKYLGKIAGLEPESWGKEIFRRAVRVEDEPIQNTVLQDLKEYQHGDLVFAISQVETIDLDALRKRKRDILEAMEGICNKRGYHLLLLMVTDVFAEGTELFAAGPRKEIAASAFSLPLEQETVFLKGVMSRKKQVVPLIYKVLAEQSLF; from the coding sequence ATGAAGCCAGTGTATGTCATTGGGCACAAGAATCCAGACATAGACGCCATAGCTTCGGCCATAGCCTATGCCCGGCTTAAATCAAAATTGAACCACGGGGCCTTTGTCCCGGCAGCGGCGGGAGAGGTGAATGCTGAAACCAGGTTCGTACTCGACTTTTTCGCATTAGAGCCGCCAGAATTGGTTACCGACGTGGGGACCAAAGTGGAGGATTTACTTGAAGATGAAGCCGTGTTTTCCGTGCCTCCAGAAACAACCCTTCGGGAAGCGGGACGCCTCATACGGGTTCACAACATAAAGACGCTCCCGGTAGTAGATTCGAAAGCGAGGCTTTTGGGCTTGTTAACAGTAGGGGACGTGGCCCAGATTTATTTAGACCGGCTGGGACAAGAAGAGGAAGACCCGCAGAAGGTGGTTTCAGTTCTTTCCTCAGTCCTTTCAACCAAAGTTTCGGAGATAATGAAAACTCAAAACCTAGTGCTGTTTGAAAAGTCGGAAACGGTAGAGGAAGCGAAGAAGCAAATGCTCGCTACCAGATACCGAAACTACCCGGTGGTAGACGAGGAGAACCGCTTGGCCGGCATCATCTCGCGTCACCATTTGCTGCAAATGAAGCGTAAAAAGGTCATATTGGTGGATCACAACGAAAAGAAACAAGCGGTTGAGGGAATAGAAGAAGCGGAGATACTGGAAATCATCGATCACCACAGGGTAGGGGATCTCCAGACTGTTTCACCGATTTTTTTCAGGAATGAGCCGGTCGGGGCTACATCCACCTTAGTAGCCGAGCTTTACCGACAACATGGCGTTGAGGTTGAACCCCCGGTTGCGGGGTTGCTGCTGTCCGGTATACTATCAGACACGATGATATTCAGGTCACCTACCACCACAGGGAAAGACAAGGAGATTGCCAAGTATTTAGGGAAGATAGCGGGGTTGGAACCGGAAAGCTGGGGGAAAGAAATCTTTCGCCGCGCGGTTCGCGTCGAGGATGAACCTATTCAGAACACGGTTTTGCAGGACTTGAAAGAGTACCAACACGGGGACCTGGTTTTTGCTATTTCTCAAGTAGAAACCATCGACCTAGATGCTCTGCGCAAGAGAAAACGGGATATACTGGAGGCAATGGAGGGAATTTGTAATAAACGGGGTTATCACTTGCTGTTGCTGATGGTTACCGATGTCTTCGCCGAGGGGACCGAATTGTTCGCGGCAGGTCCAAGGAAAGAGATTGCAGCATCGGCTTTCAGCCTTCCTTTGGAGCAAGAAACAGTGTTCCTAAAAGGAGTGATGTCGCGGAAAAAGCAGGTGGTTCCCCTGATATACAAGGTGCTGGCCGAACAGTCTCTGTTCTAG
- a CDS encoding phosphatidylserine decarboxylase family protein: MKKIRIAREGIPYVAFFLLLAVAFYLWKPSWSGLPLGLALFSAFFFRNPDRHIPDQPGVVVSPADGVILDISETFEPEYIKDKALRVSIFLSLFNVHINRIPVDGEVEYISRVSGKFVPAFHRDASRLNSRNLVGMRTEWGKLLVVQITGYVARRIVCHARIGERYRTGDVFGLIKFGSCTEVYLPLDVELCVRVGEKVRGGESIIGRFAT, translated from the coding sequence TTGAAGAAAATCAGGATCGCCCGTGAAGGAATCCCTTACGTGGCGTTTTTCTTGCTTTTGGCTGTAGCTTTTTACCTATGGAAGCCTAGCTGGTCCGGATTGCCTCTCGGCCTGGCCTTATTTTCCGCCTTTTTTTTTCGCAACCCTGACCGGCATATACCCGATCAGCCCGGGGTTGTAGTTTCTCCCGCTGACGGGGTGATTTTGGACATAAGCGAAACATTTGAGCCCGAGTATATCAAAGACAAGGCTCTGAGGGTCAGTATATTCTTAAGTCTTTTCAATGTTCACATTAACCGAATTCCTGTAGATGGAGAGGTCGAATACATCTCAAGGGTAAGCGGTAAGTTTGTTCCTGCTTTTCATCGGGACGCTTCCCGGCTGAATTCGCGTAATCTGGTGGGAATGCGGACGGAGTGGGGGAAGCTCTTGGTAGTTCAAATCACAGGCTATGTTGCCAGGAGGATAGTATGTCATGCCCGGATCGGCGAGAGATACCGGACGGGGGACGTTTTTGGCCTTATCAAATTCGGTTCTTGTACCGAAGTTTATCTGCCTCTCGATGTAGAGCTCTGCGTCAGGGTAGGGGAGAAGGTCAGAGGCGGAGAGAGCATTATCGGGAGGTTTGCAACATGA
- the pssA gene encoding CDP-diacylglycerol--serine O-phosphatidyltransferase, with the protein MKFVPNLLTLLNLSLGTLALINLFTGDYAKSAVYILLAVVLDGMDGRLARRLQVASEMGKQMDSLSDLVSFGVAPALLVFVQVFSPTYGYSLISVAVTVLFVICGAYRLARFNVLNITDYFVGVPITVAGGLVGALSFLASILPAIGFLLILPVLSFLMISSIKVPKW; encoded by the coding sequence ATGAAGTTTGTACCTAACTTGCTGACCCTCTTGAATCTTTCGCTGGGAACGCTGGCGTTGATTAACCTGTTTACCGGCGATTATGCCAAATCGGCGGTGTATATCTTGTTGGCGGTCGTACTCGATGGTATGGATGGCCGGCTGGCGCGCCGCCTGCAGGTAGCCTCGGAAATGGGGAAACAGATGGATTCTTTATCGGACCTGGTTTCTTTTGGAGTAGCACCTGCCCTGTTGGTGTTCGTCCAGGTTTTTTCCCCCACTTACGGGTACAGTCTCATTTCCGTCGCTGTTACGGTGCTGTTTGTGATATGTGGAGCGTATCGCCTCGCGCGTTTTAACGTGCTGAATATAACGGATTATTTTGTGGGTGTCCCTATTACCGTAGCCGGCGGGCTGGTGGGAGCTTTGAGCTTCCTGGCTTCTATATTGCCTGCTATAGGATTCTTACTGATCTTACCCGTCCTATCATTTCTTATGATAAGTTCTATCAAAGTACCTAAATGGTGA
- a CDS encoding DUF2201 family putative metallopeptidase translates to MNKPTITRLIKENFEMLRERDLGGLSKKLAQSISWLIATTTDGFLRWALYQAPVCVMPPEPETTIFAAEDGKVYVNPPFWNAVVDLAQELHRDWADELRFALLHEVAHLLLRHPWEFRGLVSETFLTAYDIEPQAARQWANACMDYMVNNFCSDVLPRADLIKSLTISSSHDLEQFIRRSGADFPSHLKEDLETKHYCRFSWKDLFLAIVEGNKGFVLPPEAKRLNSKTDFLDNQHQTPAPITRAKGVHGELVPEDALIVRPGLDQLEDNPEESWSRAMKIAVVEARQSKKAGDQPGGHLLLLEQACSVTIPWDTLVRRELANTLNSTRVISSWSRPSRKLDEYPGVLHEGDPATMWLLADTSGSMRDQLELITGTALSYFQWLACPGEIKIIPWDASAYAEITVKSQADLRQLREIPGGGGTVINPALDQVLQKLEQGQLVVVCTDSCIDDLETPGFKQKMVRIHKVSGNNVLWLNFGSPSDAKVVENLPGVKVVHRQNSANAYGH, encoded by the coding sequence GTGAACAAGCCGACAATAACCCGGCTTATCAAGGAAAACTTCGAAATGCTGAGAGAAAGGGATCTAGGTGGGCTGTCGAAAAAACTGGCCCAAAGCATCTCTTGGCTCATCGCTACAACCACTGATGGATTCCTGCGCTGGGCTCTTTATCAAGCGCCTGTATGTGTCATGCCTCCTGAGCCAGAGACTACTATATTTGCTGCCGAAGACGGAAAAGTATATGTTAACCCTCCTTTTTGGAATGCGGTCGTCGATCTCGCCCAGGAACTGCACCGCGATTGGGCCGACGAGCTCCGCTTCGCCCTCCTTCACGAAGTAGCCCACCTGTTATTGCGGCATCCATGGGAGTTTCGCGGCCTCGTGTCTGAAACATTTCTCACTGCTTACGATATCGAGCCCCAGGCTGCCCGCCAGTGGGCCAACGCCTGCATGGATTACATGGTTAACAACTTCTGTTCCGACGTTTTACCGCGGGCAGACCTGATCAAAAGTCTCACCATCAGCAGTTCTCACGATCTCGAACAGTTCATCCGGAGATCCGGAGCCGATTTCCCAAGTCACTTGAAAGAAGACCTGGAAACTAAGCATTACTGCAGGTTCAGCTGGAAAGACCTATTCCTAGCCATAGTAGAGGGCAACAAAGGATTCGTTTTACCTCCAGAGGCGAAGAGGCTGAATTCGAAAACAGACTTCTTGGACAATCAACATCAAACACCTGCTCCGATAACCAGGGCTAAAGGTGTCCACGGTGAGTTGGTACCTGAGGACGCCTTGATAGTTCGCCCGGGTCTTGACCAACTGGAAGATAACCCCGAAGAAAGCTGGAGTCGTGCTATGAAGATTGCTGTCGTCGAAGCCAGGCAAAGTAAAAAAGCAGGAGACCAACCAGGAGGGCACCTGCTGCTTCTGGAACAAGCCTGTTCGGTGACCATCCCCTGGGACACACTTGTTCGTCGCGAACTGGCCAACACCTTGAACTCGACTCGCGTGATCTCTTCCTGGAGCCGACCTTCGCGTAAACTGGACGAGTATCCCGGCGTGCTCCACGAGGGAGACCCAGCAACGATGTGGCTTTTAGCCGACACCAGCGGGTCCATGCGTGACCAATTGGAACTCATCACCGGTACCGCGCTTTCTTATTTCCAATGGTTAGCCTGCCCCGGAGAGATCAAGATAATCCCCTGGGATGCCAGTGCTTATGCTGAAATCACGGTGAAATCTCAGGCGGATTTACGGCAGCTGCGCGAAATCCCGGGCGGTGGTGGCACAGTTATAAATCCCGCACTGGATCAGGTTTTACAGAAACTGGAACAGGGGCAGTTGGTGGTGGTTTGCACCGATAGCTGTATCGATGACTTGGAAACTCCAGGTTTTAAGCAGAAAATGGTTCGAATACACAAAGTTAGCGGCAACAATGTGCTGTGGTTGAATTTCGGTTCTCCATCCGATGCGAAAGTAGTCGAAAACCTCCCCGGAGTAAAGGTAGTACATCGCCAGAACTCGGCTAATGCTTACGGACATTGA
- a CDS encoding AAA family ATPase, with translation MRFKEARKYIEYSYYAAQMTGARPVPICFLGAPGIGKTVCVKEAAQNIAAQMGRVLIDFNEFERLHETRRNQLLEAAVANGGPFFIVDLNMLTHEPMDFSGKPVESFALLYNDGVIEKRITAFLPTAWVPYLQEYPGILFIDEVTNIRRPDLMSVMLKMVGEHKVGYAYLNPTVMIILAGNRPEQSFLATGLPEPLRSRVEIIDFDPPLPHEWLAYAQRQYGDSLDTGVAGYLSYLASVPETNNPDVMSPMVTPRSCDLLLQKVCGYTALLKQGFIDETELHLLVEESANGIIGVKESGIFAEWYRNNMGLVDALRKGLRERDLKNMSPCGVWAMLALLGHSVPRSASEIDEILVSPMAREVLENLGPSIKAAVAAAKEHAPGILAGAGMFTSGRLGHVRASCGRLQFLKSIMEGSDPGACAHLLDLYQEWTVADFEQVINQQDNVETREFNPFAVCSEASDETRTITRVAGILMASHLKEFISSEDNGR, from the coding sequence GTGAGGTTCAAGGAAGCCCGCAAATACATCGAATACTCCTACTACGCTGCCCAGATGACAGGAGCAAGACCGGTTCCCATATGTTTTTTGGGTGCTCCTGGAATCGGCAAGACGGTTTGTGTGAAAGAAGCAGCCCAAAACATCGCTGCCCAGATGGGACGGGTACTCATAGACTTCAACGAGTTTGAGCGTCTGCACGAGACTCGCCGCAACCAGCTTCTGGAAGCAGCAGTAGCAAACGGCGGTCCCTTCTTCATCGTTGATTTGAACATGCTTACCCACGAGCCCATGGATTTTAGCGGCAAACCGGTGGAGTCGTTTGCCCTGCTTTACAACGATGGTGTTATCGAAAAGAGAATAACCGCGTTCTTGCCTACTGCCTGGGTACCTTATCTCCAAGAATATCCAGGCATCCTCTTCATCGATGAAGTAACCAACATCCGCCGCCCGGACCTGATGTCGGTGATGCTTAAAATGGTAGGCGAACATAAAGTAGGTTACGCTTATCTCAATCCTACGGTTATGATAATACTTGCTGGCAACCGACCTGAACAAAGCTTTTTGGCTACAGGGTTGCCGGAGCCCTTAAGGTCAAGGGTAGAGATTATAGACTTTGATCCCCCTCTTCCCCATGAGTGGTTGGCATATGCCCAGAGGCAATACGGCGATTCCCTCGATACGGGGGTCGCTGGTTATTTATCCTACCTGGCCTCAGTTCCGGAAACCAATAATCCTGATGTCATGTCGCCTATGGTAACTCCCCGTTCTTGTGACCTCCTACTGCAGAAGGTGTGTGGTTACACAGCGTTGCTTAAACAGGGGTTTATAGATGAGACGGAGCTTCACCTCTTGGTTGAAGAGTCGGCCAACGGCATTATCGGAGTCAAAGAAAGCGGCATCTTCGCGGAATGGTATCGAAATAACATGGGGTTAGTAGATGCTTTACGTAAAGGTCTGAGAGAAAGGGATCTTAAGAATATGTCGCCCTGTGGGGTATGGGCCATGCTGGCGTTGTTGGGACACAGTGTTCCGCGATCGGCATCCGAGATCGATGAAATCCTCGTTTCTCCTATGGCGAGGGAAGTTTTAGAGAATCTAGGACCCTCGATCAAAGCCGCCGTCGCTGCCGCCAAAGAGCACGCTCCTGGTATTTTGGCGGGAGCCGGTATGTTCACGAGCGGAAGACTCGGGCATGTTCGGGCCAGCTGTGGTAGGTTGCAGTTCTTGAAGAGCATCATGGAGGGATCAGATCCCGGGGCTTGCGCTCATCTCCTGGACCTGTATCAAGAATGGACAGTCGCCGACTTCGAACAGGTCATAAATCAACAAGATAACGTCGAGACCAGGGAATTTAACCCCTTTGCCGTTTGTTCCGAAGCTTCGGACGAAACGAGGACCATTACTCGCGTGGCCGGGATCCTAATGGCTTCTCATCTGAAGGAGTTTATCTCATCCGAAGACAACGGCCGGTGA